The following nucleotide sequence is from Nautilia sp. PV-1.
CACAGACAAAAACCAGCAGGCTGCCATGCAGTTTGGAATCAGAAGTATTCCTACAATCGTAGCTTTAAAAGACGGAGTGGAAATAGACAGAGCTATGGGTGCATTGGATGAATTCAGCTTTAGTATGTGGGTAGATAAACTAATTGAGAATTGATAATTGAGAATGGAGAATTAAAAAAATAAATTAATTCTCAATTCTACATTCTCCATTCTACATTAAATTATAAGCATTGCGTCTCCGTAGCTGTAAAAACGGTATTCGTTTTTTATGGCTTCTTCATATAGCTCAAGAGTTTTTTTTCTTCCTATAAATGCAGCTACGAGCATAATTAGAGTAGATTTTGGCAAATGAAAGTTTGTAAGAAGATGATTTACTCTAATTGGCGGATTCAGAGGGTTTAAAAACAGATCGCACTCGCCTGAGAGTTTACCCGTTCTTGCATAATATTCCACCGTTCTTGTAACGGTCGTTCCGACTGCCACTATCTCTTCACTGCCATCAAGCACCCTTGCGGTATCTTCCGGTATTTCAAAAAATTCACTGTGCATTTTATGCTCTCTAATATCCTCCACATCCACCGGTTTAAACGTACCGGCTCCCACATGCAGGGTCAAATATGATTTTTTATCTATTTTATTTAAAAGCTCGTCTGTAAAATGAAGACTTGCCGTAGGAGCGGCAACCGCTCCAACTTTACGTGCAAATACCGTCTGATATTCTTTTTCGTCTATTTTTTCATCTTCTCTTTTAATATACGGAGGAAGCGGAACATGCCCTATTTCTTCAAGAATTTTTACTAACTGTAAAAAATCAATTTCTTTTTCAGTTTTACATTTTTCACTTTTCACTTTAAACTTCACCACCCTGCTTCCGTCATCAAGCAGTTCAACGACCTCTGCCATAAGTCCCTTATCAAAAAAAAGTTTTGTTCCGACTTTCACTTTCCCTCTTATATATACCAGATAACCGTCTTTATAAGGTCTGTTTAAAAGAAGCTCAACCTTTCCGCCGGTTTCTTTTGTTCCGAAAATTCTGGCTTTTATAACTTTAGTATTATTAAATATAAAATGAGATTCACCCACAAAATCAAGTATATTTCTAAACACGGTATGTGTAATTTTGTCAGTTTTTCTGTTATAAACGAGAAGTTTGGCACTATCCCGGGGAGTTACGGGATATCTGGCTATTAAATTTTCAGGCAGGTTATAATCGTATGAGGATACCAATACATCCTTATTAATCAGTTGATCACTTTTCATTTTTTACTTTTAATTTCATTATACGCCTATAAGTTTTCTAAGCTCTTCCGGTTTAGTAGTATAAGCCATAGCTGTTTCTTTATCTATAATGTGGCGTCTTACATATTCAGCAAGAACCTGGTTCATAGTCTGCATTCCGGTAGCACCCTGATTAAGCTGCATTTGCGAATAAATCTGAGGAATTTTATTTTCACGGATAAGGTTTGCAATTGCCGGGTTGTTAATCATGATTTCATGAGCGGCAATTCTTCCTCCTCCTATCTTCGGAAGCAAACTTTGTGAAATTACTGCAAGTATAGCCATTGAAAGCTGTGTTCTTATCTGATCTTGTTCGTTTGCAGGGAATACGTTTACAATTCTATTGATTGTCTGAACGGCAGAGTTTGTATGCAATGTAGCAAACACAAGGTGTCCTGTTTCAGCTGCAGTAATTGCTGCGCCGATAGTTTCTTTATCTCTCATCTCCCCGATTAAGATTACATCCGGGTCTTCCCTAAGTGAAGCTCTAAGAGCATTTAAAAACGCTTTCGTGTCTCTTCCGACTTCTCTTTGGGAAATAAGTGATTTTTTATGTTCATGCACAAACTCGATAGGATCTTCAATTGTAATAATGTGTTTTGCAAATGTTTCGTTAATTTCATTAATCATTGCCGCTAAGGTCGTTGATTTACCGCTTCCTGTTGGACCTGTTACAAGAATAAGTCCTTTTTCCCTTCTTACTATTCTTTTGAAAATTGCAGGAGCGTGTAATTCGTCTAAAGTAAAAGGCTTTTCAGGAATAATCCTGTATGCTGCCGCTAAATTTTCTCTTTCAAAATAGTAATTAGCCCTGAATCTTGCAACTTTAGGAATTTCAAAAGAAAAGTCAAGTTCTAACTGGTCTTCAAGTGCAGCTTTTTGTTTTTCTGTTAGAACAGAATAACAAAGTTCAATTACATCTTCTTTATCGAGTTTAGGAAGATTAAGAGGTGTTAGTTTTCCGTCAATCCTAAGCATCGGCTCCGCATTTACATTTAAATGCAGATCCGAAGCTTTATAATCTTTAATACTTTTTAAAAGCTGTTCTAGGGAGTATGTAAGTGCCATAATTTTTACCTTATTCAATTATTTTAGGAACAATAAAGAAACCATCCTTCGCTTTTGGCGCATGTTCTAATATTTCATCAATAACATCATTTTTTACAGGTTCGTCTTCTCTCAAATAGGTCGGGTTATTTAATGTTGAAAAAGTAGCGTCTATTTCGTCTGTATCAAGCTCGTTTAACATTTCTACAAACTCAACTATTTCAGCCAGATCTTTCGCCATTGCCGTTTTGTCTTCTATTTCCACCATTGAAAGTGTTTCAAGTCTCTTAACCAAACTTTCGTCTATTTTCATAAGCAACCTTTTTTTGTATAATTTTAGCAAATATTAAATAAAAAGGATAGAGATGAGTGTTTTTGAAGAAGCTAAGAAATATATCGTAGGAGGAGTCAATTCTCCCGTTAGAGCATTTAAAAGCGTAGGCGGCGAGCCTCCTTTTATTGAAAAAGGAGAAGGCGCATATATATTTGACATTAACGGTAACAGATATCTTGATTACATTCAAAGCTGGGGACCGCTAATTTTCGGTCACTGTGATAAAGATATAGAAGGTGCTATATGTAATGCCGTAAGTAAAGGCGTAAGTTTCGGAGCACCTACAACGGTTGAAGTGGAACTTGCAAAAGAAGTTCTTGAACTGTTCCCTCATTTGGATTTAATCAGATTCGTAAACAGCGGAACGGAAGCTACAATGAGCGCAATCAGGGTTGCCAGAGGGGTTAGCGGAAAAGACGATATTATCAAATTTGAAGGCTGTTATCACGGACACAGCGATTCGCTTTTAGTAAGTGCCGGAAGCGGCGCGGCAACATTCGGAACACCGTCAAGTCCCGGAGTTCCGTCTGATTTTACAAAACACACGCTTCTTGCAAAATATAACGACATTGAAAGCGTAAAAAAATGTTTCGAAAACGGTAACGTCGGATGTGTTATTATTGAACCTATAGCCGGAAACATGAGCCTTGTACCGGCTGAAAAAGAGTTTTTGGCAGAACTTAGAGAACTTTGTACTAAAAACGGCGCGGTACTTATTTTTGACGAAGTAATGAGCGGTTTTAGAGCGGGGCTCAGAGGAAGTTACGATGTATACGGTATAGAAGCGGATATTGTAACATTTGGTAAAGTTATAGGAGGAGGAATGCCTGTAGGAGC
It contains:
- a CDS encoding type IV pilus twitching motility protein PilT; protein product: MALTYSLEQLLKSIKDYKASDLHLNVNAEPMLRIDGKLTPLNLPKLDKEDVIELCYSVLTEKQKAALEDQLELDFSFEIPKVARFRANYYFERENLAAAYRIIPEKPFTLDELHAPAIFKRIVRREKGLILVTGPTGSGKSTTLAAMINEINETFAKHIITIEDPIEFVHEHKKSLISQREVGRDTKAFLNALRASLREDPDVILIGEMRDKETIGAAITAAETGHLVFATLHTNSAVQTINRIVNVFPANEQDQIRTQLSMAILAVISQSLLPKIGGGRIAAHEIMINNPAIANLIRENKIPQIYSQMQLNQGATGMQTMNQVLAEYVRRHIIDKETAMAYTTKPEELRKLIGV
- the gatC gene encoding Asp-tRNA(Asn)/Glu-tRNA(Gln) amidotransferase subunit GatC encodes the protein MKIDESLVKRLETLSMVEIEDKTAMAKDLAEIVEFVEMLNELDTDEIDATFSTLNNPTYLREDEPVKNDVIDEILEHAPKAKDGFFIVPKIIE
- the queA gene encoding tRNA preQ1(34) S-adenosylmethionine ribosyltransferase-isomerase QueA produces the protein MKSDQLINKDVLVSSYDYNLPENLIARYPVTPRDSAKLLVYNRKTDKITHTVFRNILDFVGESHFIFNNTKVIKARIFGTKETGGKVELLLNRPYKDGYLVYIRGKVKVGTKLFFDKGLMAEVVELLDDGSRVVKFKVKSEKCKTEKEIDFLQLVKILEEIGHVPLPPYIKREDEKIDEKEYQTVFARKVGAVAAPTASLHFTDELLNKIDKKSYLTLHVGAGTFKPVDVEDIREHKMHSEFFEIPEDTARVLDGSEEIVAVGTTVTRTVEYYARTGKLSGECDLFLNPLNPPIRVNHLLTNFHLPKSTLIMLVAAFIGRKKTLELYEEAIKNEYRFYSYGDAMLII
- the hemL gene encoding glutamate-1-semialdehyde 2,1-aminomutase; the encoded protein is MSVFEEAKKYIVGGVNSPVRAFKSVGGEPPFIEKGEGAYIFDINGNRYLDYIQSWGPLIFGHCDKDIEGAICNAVSKGVSFGAPTTVEVELAKEVLELFPHLDLIRFVNSGTEATMSAIRVARGVSGKDDIIKFEGCYHGHSDSLLVSAGSGAATFGTPSSPGVPSDFTKHTLLAKYNDIESVKKCFENGNVGCVIIEPIAGNMSLVPAEKEFLAELRELCTKNGAVLIFDEVMSGFRAGLRGSYDVYGIEADIVTFGKVIGGGMPVGAFAGKREIMEQLSPEGPIYQAGTLSGNPVAMNAGLAMLKKLKSNPDLYKDLEAKAKKLMNGFEEISKENGIDIQTNVVGSMFGFFFNSKKPKNFDDVNESDTKRYAKFHFEMLKRGFYFAPSAYETGFICTVMRDSDIDATLNAYKEIAPSL